One part of the Malus sylvestris chromosome 2, drMalSylv7.2, whole genome shotgun sequence genome encodes these proteins:
- the LOC126611832 gene encoding protein RADIALIS-like 4, with protein MMASNSLTSSRSSSSSWTPKQNKQFEKALALYDKDTPDRWQKVARAVGGKSAEEVKRHYELLIEDVKHIESGRVPFPDYRGE; from the coding sequence ATGATGGCTTCCAACTCACTCACTTCCTCAAGAAGCTCTAGCTCCTCGTGGACTCCTAAGCAAAACAAACAGTTTGAAAAGGCCCTGGCTTTGTACGACAAGGACACCCCTGACCGCTGGCAGAAGGTTGCCAGAGCGGTCGGTGGGAAGTCTGCTGAGGAGGTGAAGCGGCACTATGAGCTCCTCATTGAGGATGTCAAGCACATTGAGTCTGGCAGAGTTCCGTTTCCTGATTATAGAGGGGAATAA
- the LOC126611823 gene encoding uncharacterized protein LOC126611823 — translation MVAASKLSSCIAMAVAAVSMPALSNRAYADSPFRFNPFSYSSPSPPPPSAAPADQSPNAKSEPQPEEPRGSGFDPEALERGAKALREINSSKLSKQVFSLMRSQEKSRLTELEAEKAHFEAIQAQNDLERSKNMAEEQLNILQQEAQAKAQMLRMEDEHARNRMKMDHEKQRQNNAEMLRMQEESNIRKERARLATEAQKQEQQRQTEREKHELELKNIEAEAIANAKGRAHEAKLNAELNRNMLLDQMNGEKEKWLAAINTTFSHIEGGIRTLLTDRNKLVMTVGGATAVAAGVYTTREGSRVIWGYVNRLLGQPSLIRESSIARFPGSEMLSLAKNKVLNYSTGSSQGKNGLANIILHPSLQSRIEHLARATANTKAHQAPFRNMMFYGPPGTGKTMVAREIARKSGLDYAMMTGGDVAPLGAQAVTKIHQIFDWAKNSKKGLLLFIDEADAFLCERNSTHMSEAQRSALNALLFRTGDQSRDIVLVLATNRPGDLDSAITDRMDEVIEFPLPGEEERFKLLKLYLNKYLGDEGKSSKSGIFLKKKPQKIVIKDVSDDLIREAARKTEGFSGREIAKLMASVQAAVYGREDCVLDSQLFEEIVEYKVTEHHQRMKLAAEGGHPA, via the exons ATGGTTGCTGCCTCGAAGCTATCTTCGTGCATAGCAATGGCGGTTGCGGCGGTCTCCATGCCCGCGCTCTCCAACCGCGCCTACGCCGATTCTCCCTTCCGATTTAATCCGTTCTCGtactcttctccttctcctcctccgccTTCCGCTGCTCCTGCGGACCAGAGCCCCAATGCGAAATCGGAACCGCAACCTGAAGAGCCCAGAGGGTCGGGGTTCGATCCCGAGGCTCTCGAACGAGGTGCCAAAGCTCTCCGGGAAATCAATTCCTCTAAATTATCCAAGCAG GTTTTTAGTCTGATGAGGAGCCAGGAAAAAAGTCGCCTCACTGAGTTGGAAGCGGAGAAGGCTCATTTTGAAGCAATACAGGCTCAAAATGATCTT GAAAGGAGTAAGAACATGGCTGAGGAACAACTAAATATACTGCAACAAGAAGCACAGGCAAAGGCTCAAATGCTTCGTATGGAAGATGAACACGCTAGGAATAGAATGAAG ATGGATCATGAAAAGCAGAGGCAGAATAATGCTGAAATGCTTAGGATGCAAGAGGAGTCAAATATCCGAAAAGAGAGAGCAAGACTTGCTACTGAGGCACAGAAGCAAGAGCAGCAGCGCCAAACTGAAAGAGAGAAACATGAATTAGAACTAAAAAACATAGAAGCAGAAGCCATTGCAAACGCTAAAGGTCGGGCCCATGAAGCGAAACTGAATGCGGAACTTAACAGGAATATGCTTCTAGATCAGATGAatggtgaaaaagaaaaatggctTGCTGCAATCAATACAACTTTTAGTCACATTGAAG GGGGCATTAGAACTTTGCTGACTGATAGGAATAAGTTGGTTATGACCGTTGGAGGTGCTACAGCAGTGGCTGCAGGTGTTTATACAACTAG AGAAGGTTCTAGAGTTATATGGGGATATGTCAACCGCCTGCTAGGGCAGCCATCTCTGATTCGAGAATCATCCATTGCAAGATTTCCAGGTTCAGAGATGCTTTCTCTAGCAAAGAATAAAGTTTTAAATTACAGTACTGGATCTTCACAAGGTAAGAATGGTCTTGCAAATATCATTCTCCATCCTTCGTTGCAGAGCAGAATAGAGCACCTTGCTCGAGCTACAGCAAACACTAAGGCTCACCAGGCCCCCTTTCGCAACATGATGTTTTATGGCCCCCCTGGCACTGGTAAAACCATGGTTGCAAGAGAAATAGCTCGAAAATCG GGTTTGGATTATGCTATGATGACTGGAGGAGATGTTGCACCCTTGGGTGCACAGGCTGTTACTAAGATTCATCAGATATTTGATTGggctaaaaattcaaaaaaaggTCTACTGCTTTTTATTGACGAGGCAGATGCTTTCCTATGCGA GAGAAACAGTACACACATGAGCGAAGCTCAACGTAGTGCTCTGAATGCATTGCTCTTCCGAACTGGAGACCAGTCAAGAGACATCGTTCTAGTACTTGCCACAAACAGGCCAGGAGATCTTGACAGCGCTATCACTGACAGGATGGATGAAGTGATTGAGTTCCCACTTCCTGGAGAGGAGgaaagattcaaacttttgaAGCTATATTTGAACAAATATCTTGGCGATGAAGGCAAAAGCTCCAAGTCGGGCATTTTCCTCAAGAAGAAACCTCAAAAGATTGTGATAAAGGATGTGTCTGATGATCTGATCCGAGAGGCTGCACGAAAGACAGAAGGGTTCTCTGGCCGTGAGATAGCTAAACTCATGGCCAGTGTCCAAGCAGCCGTGTATGGACGCGAAGACTGTGTACTGGATTCGCAATTGTTTGAGGAAATTGTAGAGTATAAAGTTACAGAGCACCACCAAAGAATGAAACTAGCAGCTGAAGGTGGTCATCCGGCTTAG
- the LOC126585558 gene encoding uncharacterized protein LOC126585558, whose product MMKGAIVYLESDDKVKDEQSGKRVKHLENNEVQARVNIVLLVYDFLNEALTYLGAEEIAKAKNVIEGMKLFVSQCDEIKDKAAAFEEMIQRALTFIEQDSLEKAKEVINEAMTYLGNDDDIKELRKAGAGHAKEVKYLEQDKAERGIQKAIFVAEVLKVALTFIKKKQVEQAKEVVEGVVMYVALDSGWNYDAFSTRPYGES is encoded by the coding sequence ATGATGAAAGGAGCTATTGTGTATCTTGAAAGCGACGACAAAGTCAAAGATGAACAGAGCGGCAAAAGAGTGAAGCATCTTGAAAATAATGAAGTGCAAGCAAGAGTAAATATAGTGCTCCTGGTCTATGACTTTCTTAATGAAGCTTTGACGTATCTTGGTGCAGAAGAAATAGCCAAAGCTAAGAATGTGATTGAAGGAatgaaactgtttgtttctcaatgtGACGAAATAAAAGATAAAGCAGCCGCATTCGAGGAGATGATCCAACGAGCTTTGACATTTATTGAACAAGACAGTTTAGAGAAAGCTAAAGAGGTGATCAATGAAGCAATGACGTATCTTGGCAACGATGATGATATCAAAGAATTACGGAAAGCAGGAGCGGGTCATGCGAAAGAAGTGAAGTATCTTGAGCAAGATAAAGCAGAAAGAGGAATACAAAAGGCAATTTTTGTTGCTGAGGTTTTGAAAGTAGCTCTGACTTTTATTAAAAAGAAACAAGTAGAGCAAGCAAAAGAGGTTGTTGAAGGAGTGGTAATGTACGTTGCTCTAGATTCTGGATGGAATTATGACGCTTTTTCAACTAGACCGTATGGAGAAAGCTAA
- the LOC126585566 gene encoding uncharacterized protein LOC126585566, with product MTYLLGDEDVQEADKLLNSMGVEEQNKLVKDVKDKTAVKLKRMKFLENGGDGVGKLELVDDFVQGALIFLEKSKTEKAKEMIDGAVMCFHQDDTGKDKEAKFEEFMKEALTYLEQENKAQAEDTLKRARDYLVTEDAANDKGSEL from the coding sequence ATGACGTATCTTTTAGGGGATGAAGATGTCCAAGAAGCAGATAAGCTACTCAATAGCATGGGTGTCGAAGAACAAAATAAGCTAGTCAAAGACGTGAAAGATAAGACTGCAGTGAAACTGAAAAGAATGAAATTTCTTGAAAATGGTGGCGATGGAGTTGGCAAACTAGAGTTAGTCGACGATTTTGTTCAAGGAGCTCTCATTTTTCTAGAGAAATCTAAAACAGAAAAGGCTAAAGAGATGATTGATGGAGCTGTAATGTGTTTTCACCAAGATGACACGGGTAAAGATAAAGAAGCAAAATTTGAAGAGTTCATGAAAGAAGCTTTGACGTATCTTGAACAAGAAAACAAAGCACAAGCTGAAGATACGTTGAAAAGAGCCCGTGACTATCTGGTAACTGAGGATGCAGCTAATGACAAGGGTTCAGAGCTCTAA